TAGGACTCCCCCTTTTTCTTCCCCTTTCCTCTCTCTACGGCACGAATAAAAACCTTCAAAGTCTCGAATGTGCCCCATCGGACACTCACCTTTTCACGACCCATCACCTGAATGGTGTTTTCATAAATCCTCCCCCCGGAAAAGGTATTGATGAAAACTTTTTCCCCCGCTTTGAGAGGCAACCTTCTTAAATAATAAAAGCTGGAGATTGAATCATAAAGATCAGGCGGAATGGAAATTATTTTTTCCTTTCCCCTTTTTTTGTACTTTATCTCACCCTTTTTGTAATCAAAAAAAGCAATTTCATCCCGTACCCTGCTATTCTCCTTTGTAAGGGCCACATATTTTAATGTTCTTAAATCATCGGTTGCAACATAGGTGTCTATACGGTCATTGAGACTGTAAAAGGTGGCGATTGCGTCATTTGAGCTTACCCTGGAAAGGAGATGGTAGGCCCTGGCGCCTTTCACGTCGACCATATCGACAACCTCCAGCACAGACCGTCCTGCCGGGATGCCTCCCCAGCTTAACCGGTATTCCAGCCTTTCACCCACCTTGAAA
This sequence is a window from Deltaproteobacteria bacterium. Protein-coding genes within it:
- a CDS encoding DUF3108 domain-containing protein, producing MKSKGNISGAVFFLICTLAALSVFADPFKVGERLEYRLSWGGIPAGRSVLEVVDMVDVKGARAYHLLSRVSSNDAIATFYSLNDRIDTYVATDDLRTLKYVALTKENSRVRDEIAFFDYKKGEIKYKKRGKEKIISIPPDLYDSISSFYYLRRLPLKAGEKVFINTFSGGRIYENTIQVMGREKVSVRWGTFETLKVFIRAVERGKGKKKGESYLWLTDDERKLPVKIKTKSNFGYIVSELERAVTSREK